From one Eucalyptus grandis isolate ANBG69807.140 chromosome 9, ASM1654582v1, whole genome shotgun sequence genomic stretch:
- the LOC104418256 gene encoding LOW QUALITY PROTEIN: protein UPSTREAM OF FLC (The sequence of the model RefSeq protein was modified relative to this genomic sequence to represent the inferred CDS: deleted 2 bases in 1 codon) translates to MASSSTLTSWRSLLADHQLRLRDVMERLTALRGKGMPSMYSWSSKRTYKNGYVWNDLSENEVIYPAEGAEYVLKGSEIIDSGGLVGREPVLVHSKRFAAARTARNEEQELRCSRYDERVGFEVDAEEEEECELADEEKASYTSSTTPGSRCSRGVSTDELDEEGGGGDGADKLPRDTDDPGSPPAPTSSAVAKPAGKGGEGCGNGNGNAVAIRFEDGDPGAPSRSNSVLLQLIACGGGGGNSAVPKTKAAPPGVAKSGGKDLHRGVLRKTAAKAAAEAEGDDDERRRRRMIRCMSENPRFGNAQSEEKEYFSGSIVESMSGDRVGPGRLKKSSSFNEERSSKTELGDAAVEERRGRSHHRQKANAFLGRCRWRRRGAVENCCSYCCSIYHLITVF, encoded by the exons ATGGCCTCCTCGAGCACCCTCACTTCATGGAGGTCTCTTCTTGCCGATCACCAGCTTCGTCTGAGAG ATGTGATGGAGCGGTTGACTGCACTTAGAGGCAAAGGAATGCCCTCGATGTATTCTTGGTCTTCCAAAAG GACCTACAAGAACGGCTATGTCTGGAACGACCTGTCGGAGAATGAAGTCATCTACCCGGCGGAGGGAGCCGAGTACGTGCTCAAAGGGTCAGAGATCATCGACAGCGGCGGACTCGTCGGCAGAGAACCGGTTCTCGTCCATTCGAAGCGGTTCGCGGCGGCCAGGACGGCCCGGAACGAAGAACAGGAGCTGCGCTGCTCGCGGTACGACGAGAGGGTCGGGTTCGAGGTCGacgcggaggaggaggaagagtgCGAGCTGGCCGACGAAGAGAAGGCGAGCTACACGAGCTCCACCACGCCGGGCTCTCGCTGCTCGCGAGGCGTCTCGACCGACGAGCTCGACGaagagggcggcggcggcgacggcgccGACAAGCTCCCTCGTGACACAGACGACCCGGGCTCGCCTCCGGCTCCGACCTCCTCCGCCGTCGCTAAACCCGCCGGAAAGGGCGGCGAGGGGTGCGGCAACGGCAACGGCAACGCCGTGGCGATTCGTTTCGAGGACGGAGACCCGGGGGCGCCGAGTAGGAGTAACTCGGTGCTCCTCCAGCTCATcgcgtgcggcggcggcggcggcaactcGGCCGTTCCCAAGACGAAGGCCGCACCGCCTGGCGTCGCCAAAAGCGGCGGCAAGGACCTCCACAGGGGAGTGCTGCGCAAGACCGCCGCGAAGGCGGCGGCGGAAGCCGAGGGGGACGACGAcgagaggcggcggcggcgg atgATACGGTGCATGTCGGAGAACCCGCGGTTCGGGAACGCGCAGAGCGAGGAGAAGGAGTACTTCAGCGGGAGCATCGTGGAGTCGATGAGCGGGGACCGAGTCGGGCCGGGTCGACTCAAGAAGTCCAGCTCATTTAATGAGGAAAG GAGCTCCAAGACGGAGTTGGGAGATGCTGCGGTGgaggagagaagagggagaagtCATCATCGGCAAAAGGCAAATGCATTCCTCGGAAGATGTCGATGGCGGCGTCGAGGAGCAGTAGAAAACTGCTGTAGTTATTGCTGCTCTATTTACCATCTAATCACAGTTTTTTAA